In Ahaetulla prasina isolate Xishuangbanna chromosome 5, ASM2864084v1, whole genome shotgun sequence, the following are encoded in one genomic region:
- the CDK8 gene encoding cyclin-dependent kinase 8 isoform X3 gives MGFARLFNSPLKPLADLDPVVVTFWYRAPELLLGARHYTKAIDIWAIGCIFAELLTSEPIFHCRQEDIKTSNPYHHDQLDRIFNVMGFPADKDWEDIKKMPEHSTLMKDFRRNTYTNCSLIKYMEKHKVKPDSKAFHLLQKLLTMDPIKRITSEQAMQDPYFLEDPLPTSDVFAGCQIPYPKREFLTEEEPDDKGDKKNQQQQQGNNHTNGTGHPGNQDNSHTQGPPLKKVRVVPPTTTSGGLIMTSDYQRSNPHAAYPNPGPSTSQPQSSMGYSTTSQQPPQYSHQTHRY, from the exons ATGGGCTTTGCCCGACTATTTAATTCACCTTTGAAGCCTTTAGCTGATTTGGATCCAGTAGTTGTTACATTCTGGTATCGAGCTCCAGAATTACTGCTTGGAGCAAGACATTATACCAAAGCTATTG ATATTTGGGCTATAGGGTGTATATTTGCAGAACTGCTAACATCAGAACCAATATTCCACTGCCGACAAGAGGATATAAAAACTAGTAATCCGTATCATCATGATCAGCTGGACAGAATATTCAATGTAATGGGATTTCCTGCAG ATAAAGATTGGGAAGATATTAAAAAGATGCCTGAACATTCAACTTTAATGAAAGATTTCAGAAGAAATAC ATATACCAACTGCAGCCTTATCAAATATATGGAAAAACATAAAGTTAAGCCGGATAGTAAAGCATTCCATTTG CTACAGAAATTGCTTACTATGGACCCAATAAAGAGAATTACCTCAGAACAGGCTATGCAGGATCCTTATTTCTTAGAAGATCCACTTCCGACATCTGA TGTGTTTGCAGGCTGTCAGATCCCATATCCAAAACGAGAATTTTTAACTGAAGAGGAGCCTGATGACAAAGGAGACAAA AagaaccagcagcagcagcagggcaATAACCACACAAATGGAACTGGCCATCCAGGGAATCAAGACAACAGTCATACACAAGGGCCTCCTTTGAAAAAAGTGAGAGTAGTTCCTCCTACCACTACCTCAGGTGGACTTATTATGACCTCAGATTATCAG CGTTCCAATCCCCATGCTGCCTATCCTAACCCTGGACCAAGCACATCACAGCCCCAAAGTAGCATGGGATATTCAACTACCTCCCAGCAGCCTCCACAGTACTCGCATCAGACACACCGGTACTGA